In Phacochoerus africanus isolate WHEZ1 chromosome 2, ROS_Pafr_v1, whole genome shotgun sequence, one DNA window encodes the following:
- the LOC125120684 gene encoding LOW QUALITY PROTEIN: olfactory receptor 8K1-like (The sequence of the model RefSeq protein was modified relative to this genomic sequence to represent the inferred CDS: deleted 1 base in 1 codon) → MNHTEKYNLTAVPKVTEFILMGITDNPGLQAPLFGIFLIIYLVTVMGNLGMVILTHLDSKLHTPMYFFLRHLSITDLGYSTVIGPKMMVNFVQSQNTISYRWCATQLAVFEVFIITELFILSAMAYDHYVAICKPLLYVVIMAEKVCWGLVLTSYLYSTFVSLFLTIKLFQLSFCGSNIISYFYCDCLPLMSMLCSDTHELESIILIFSGCNLLSSLLIVLVSYTFILMAILRMNSTEGRHKAFSTCSSHLTVVVVFYGTLLFIYLQPKSSHAFATDKMASVFYTLVIPMLNPLIYSLRNKEVKDALRRTLTNRCKIPN, encoded by the exons ATGAATCATACGGAGAAATACAATCTTACTGCA GTACCCAAGGTGACTGAATTTATTCTCATGGGGATCACCGACAACCCTGGGCTGCAGGCACCTCTCTTTGGAATCTTCCTGATCATATACTTGGTCACAGTGATGGGAAATCTGGGCATGGTTATCCTGACCCATTTGGACTCCAAGCTACATActcccatgtactttttccttagACATTTGTCAATTACTGATCTTGGTTACTCCACTGTCATTGGCCCAAAAATGATGGTCAACTTTGTCCAGTCCCAAAATACAATTTCCTACCGTTGGTGTGCCACCCAACTAGCAGTCTTTGAGGTTTTCATCATCACTGAGCTGTTTATTTTATCAGCAATGGCCTATGATCATTATGTAGCCATCTGCAAGCCTCTTCTCTACGTGGTCATCATGGCAGAGAAAGTGTGTTGGGGGCTGGTACTCACTTCCTACCTCTACAGCACGTTTGTGTCACTGTTTCTCACAATTAAGTTATTTCAGTTGTCCTTCTGTGGCTCTAACATCATCAGTTATTTTTACTGTGACTGCCTCCCTCTGATGTCCATGCTCTGTTCTGACACACACGAATTAGAATCAATCATTTTGATCTTTTCTGGGTGTAATTTGCTTTCTTCCCTCTTGATTGTTCTTGTATCCTACACATTTATTCTGATGGCCATTCTCAGAATGAACTCAACTGAGGGAAGACACAAAGCCTTCTCTACCTGTAGTTCCCACCTAACGGTGGTGGTTGTGTTCTATGGGACATTATTGTTTATTTACCTGCAACCCAAATCCAGCCATGCATTTGCTACAGATAAAATGGCCTCTGTGTTTTACACCCTGGTGATCCCTATGCTGAATCCACTgatctacagcctgagaaacaaagaagtaaaagatgCTCTGAGGAGAACTTTAACGAATCGATGTAAAATTCCCAATTAA